A region of Lycium barbarum isolate Lr01 chromosome 1, ASM1917538v2, whole genome shotgun sequence DNA encodes the following proteins:
- the LOC132629846 gene encoding pentatricopeptide repeat-containing protein At3g16610 — translation MANARRIINITWNFTQQPYYNYLAILDVCIESKSLLIGKSIHQHILKHNHYNENRSNLLDKLTRFYVSCSRLDLARQVFDKIPEPDRNKKTILWNQMIRAYAWNGPFEKAIDLYYEMVGLGVGPTNYTYPFVIKACSALQDFENGLKIHEHVKRQGLDRDVYICTAFVDFYAKCGLLVEARRVFDGMCQRDIVAWNAMISGCSVNGLYLEMMGLVLEMQENRLSPNSSTIVAILPAIAEANKLREGKTVHGYSMRRGFVNDVVVDTGILDVYAKCGWLNYAKRIFRVMSIKNEITRSAMIGAYITCDSTLEGLELFEQMRLEEDIGSPSPVMLATVVRACAKLNDLRRGSKMHGYTVKSGFNLDLMVSNTLLSMYAKCGSIDDALNFFEEMGLKDSVSFSAIIAGCVQNGYAEESLRIFRLMQLSRVEPESATVMGILPACSHLAALQLGVCTHGYSIVRGFTEDVSICNALIDMYSKCGKIGTARIVFDKMNKRDVVSWNAMIAGYGVHGRGKEAISLFHDMQTVGQMPDEITFIGLLFACSHSALVAEGKYWFFRMCEEFKISPRMDHYLCMVDLLGRNGLLDEAYGFIEDMPFKPDVRIWSALLAACRIHKHIVLAEEVSNKIQHLGPESPGNFVLLSNLYTIAGRWDDAAHVRVKQKDSGFKKSPGCSWIEMNGVVHAFVGGDQSHPQSDKINEKLKELWTEMKKLGYSAESSFVYQDVEEEEKEQILLYHSEKLAVAFVLLNLDPNKSILVTKNLRVCVDCHSTLKYITLIAKREITVRDASRFHHFRDGICSCGDFW, via the coding sequence ATGGCAAATGCTAGACGAATAATAAACATCACTTGGAATTTCACCCAACAACCTTATTACAATTACCTTGCAATTCTTGATGTCTGTATAGAATCAAAATCATTATTAATAGGcaaatcaattcatcaacacatacTAAAACACAATCACTATAACGAAAACCGCTCAAATTTACTAGACAAGTTAACTCGTTTTTATGTATCGTGTAGTAGACTCGATCTTGCAcgccaagtgtttgataaaattccTGAACCAGATAGAAATAAAAAAACCATATTATGGAACCAAATGATTAGAGCTTATGCTTGGAATGGACCCTTTGAGAAAGCTATTGATTTGTACTATGAAATGGTGGGGTTAGGTGTGGGACCTACTAATTATACTTACCCTTTTGTTATTAAAGCTTGTTCTGCTTTGCAGGATTTCGAAAACGGCTTAAAGATTCATGAACATGTAAAAAGGCAAGGGCTTGATCGCGACGTTTATATATGTACAGCTTTTGTTGATTTTTATGCGAAATGTGGGTTGTTGGTTGAGGCGCGACGAGTTTTTGATGGAATGTGTCAGAGAGATATTGTCGCGTGGAACGCGATGATTTCAGGGTGCTCGGTGAATGGTTTGTATTTGGAGATGATGGGGTTGGTTTTGGAGATGCAAGAAAACAGGCTAAGTCCAAATTCGTCTACGATTGTGGCTATTCTTCCTGCTATCGCGGAAGCTAATAAGTTGCGTGAAGGGAAGACTGTTCACGGGTATTCTATGAGAAGGGGGTTTGTGAATGATGTAGTTGTTGATACTGGAATTTTGGATGTGTATGCAAAATGCGGTTGGTTGAACTACGCGAAGAGGATTTTTAGAGTCATGAGTATTAAGAATGAGATAACGCGGAGTGCTATGATAGGAGCGTACATAACGTGTGATTCTACACTAGAAGGATTGGAACTGTTCGAACAAATGAGATTGGAAGAAGATATCGGGTCTCCCTCTCCTGTTATGCTTGCCACTGTCGTTCGAGCTTGTGCTAAGCTGAATGATCTGAGAAGAGGTAGTAAGATGCATGGTTATACTGTTAAGTCGGGGTTTAATTTGGACTTGATGGTGAGTAATACTCTTCTTTCTATGTACGCAAAGTGCGGGAGTATAGATGATGCGCTTAACTTCTTTGAGGAGATGGGTTTAAAAGATTCAGTTTCTTTTAGTGCTATAATTGCAGGGTGTGTCCAGAACGGGTATGCGGAAGAATCTTTGCGGATTTTTCGATTGATGCAATTGTCTAGGGTTGAGCCAGAATCTGCAACGGTGATGGGAATTTTACCGGCTTGTTCACATTTGGCTGCTCTACAACTCGGAGTTTGCACCCATGGTTACTCGATAGTGCGTGGATTTACAGAGGATGTTTCTATTTGTAATGCTCTAATTGACATGTACTCGAAATGTGGTAAAATCGGCACTGCTAGGATCGTCTTCGATAAGATGAATAAAAGGGATGTCGTCTCGTGGAACGCGATGATAGCTGGATATGGAGTTCACGGTCGTGGAAAGGAAGCAATTTCACTGTTCCATGACATGCAGACTGTAGGTCAAATGCCTGATGAGATAACTTTCATTGGTCTCTTATTTGCTTGCAGCCATTCAGCTCTTGTTGCTGAAGGGAAGTATTGGTTCTTCCGCATGTGTGAAGAGTTCAAAATTAGCCCTAGGATGGATCATTACTTGTGCATGGTGGATCTTTTGGGGCGTAACGGTCTTTTGGACGAGGCCTATGGTTTCATCGAGGATATGCCTTTTAAACCCGATGTCCGTATCTGGAGTGCTTTACTTGCTGCTTGTAGAATCCATAAGCATATTGTACTAGCAGAAGAAGTATCCAATAAGATCCAACATCTAGGACCTGAAAGTCCAGGTAATTTTGTTCTTTTATCTAATTTGTATACGATCGCTGGGAGATGGGATGACGCTGCTCATGTTAGAGTTAAGCAGAAGGATTCGGGCTTTAAGAAAAGCCCGGGTTGTAGTTGGATCGAAATGAATGGTGTTGTCCATGCATTTGTTGGTGGAGATCAGTCCCACCCTCAGTCTGATAAAATAAATGAGAAATTGAAGGAACTTTGGACGGAGATGAAAAAATTGGGGTATAGTGCGGAATCAAGTTTTGTCTACCAAGATGTTGAGGAAGAAGAGAAGGAACAGATTCTGCTTTATCACAGCGAGAAGCTTGCAGTTGCATTTGTGTTGCTAAATCTGGACCCTAACAAGTCCATACTCGTTACTAAGAATTTGCGAGTTTGTGTCGACTGCCACAGTACGCTGAAGTATATAACTCTAATTGCGAAAAGAGAAATTACAGTAAGGGATGCAAGTCGATTTCATCATTTCAGAGATGGAATATGTAGCTGCGGGGATTTCTGGTGA
- the LOC132629864 gene encoding probable alpha,alpha-trehalose-phosphate synthase [UDP-forming] 7 — translation MISRSYTNLLDLASGNFPTMGRDRAQRRMPRVMTVPGSICELDDDQAHSVSSENPSSLAGDRMIVVANLLPLKAKRRPDNKGWSFNWNEDSLILRLRDGLPEDMEVIYVGSLCVDVDPIEQDDVSNYLLEKFRCVPAFLPPNIVEKYYEGFCKRHLWPLFHYMLPFSPDHGGRFDRSMWEAYVSANKLFSQKVVEVLNPEDDFVWIHDYHLMVLPTFLRRRFNRLRMGFFLHSPFPSSEIYRTLPVREDLLKALLCADIIGFHTFDYARHFLSCCSRMLGLEYQSKRGYIGLEYYGRTVGIKIMPVGIHMGHIENMKKLAAKELKLKELKQQYEGKTVLLGFDDLDIFKGINLKLLAMEHMLKQHPKWEGQAVLVQIANPTRGKGVDLKEIQAEILESCKRINKQFGKPGYEPVVYIDRPISSSERMAYYSIAECVVVTAVRDGMNLTPYEYIACRQGMSGLEADSDADGPKKSMLVVSEFIGCSPSLSGAIRVNPWNVEATAEAMNEAISMAEPEKQLRHEKHYRYVSTHDVGYWARSFLQDMERTCIDHFRKRTYGIGLGFGFRVVALDPNFRKLSIDDIESAYIKSKSRAIFLDYDGTMMPQNSIIKSPSAEVISILNRICADQNNAVFIVSGRGRDSLDKWFSPCKKLGLAAEHGYFLRWSQDKEWETCSQNADFGWMHLAEPVMQSYTDSTDGSCIEKKESAIVWQYRDADPGFGFSQAKEMLDHLESVLANEPVAVKSGQFIVEVKPQGVSKGLVAEKIFTSLAERGKMADFVLCIGDDRSDEDMFEIIGDALSRNILSYDTKVFACTVGQKPSKAKYYLDDTSEVRFMLESLAEATITPASSSDEEAEDSA, via the exons ATGATTTCGAGATCGTATACCAACCTTTTAGATTTGGCATCCGGGAATTTTCCGACAATGGGAAGAGATAGGGCCCAGAGGCGGATGCCACGGGTGATGACAGTACCCGGGAGTATTTGTGAGCTGGATGATGACCAAGCTCATAGTGTTTCATCTGAAAATCCGTCTTCACTAGCTGGTGATAGGATGATTGTAGTGGCAAATCTGTTGCCCCTGAAAGCAAAAAGGAGACCAGATAATAAAGGCTGGAGCTTTAATTGGAATGAAGACTCGTTAATTTTGAGACTTAGAGATGGTTTACCTGAAGACATGGAAGTAATATATGTCGGTTCGTTATGTGTTGATGTTGACCCGATTGAACAGGACGATGTTTCTAATTATCTGTTGGAAAAATTTAGATGTGTTCCCGCGTTTCTTCCCCCGAATATCGTGGAAAAATATTATGAGGGGTTTTGTAAGAGGCATCTGTGGCCACTTTTTCATTACATGTTGCCATTTTCACCTGATCATGGAGGCCGTTTCGATCGATCTATGTGGGAAGCATACGTTTCTGCCAACAAACTTTTCTCACAGAAAGTAGTTGAGGTTCTTAATCCCGAGGACGACTTTGTTTGGATTCACGATTATCATTTGATGGTTTTGCCTACATTCTTAAGGAGGCGGTTTAACCGTTTACGGATGGGTTTTTTCCTTCACAGTCCGTTTCCTTCGTCCGAGATTTACCGGACTCTTCCTGTTAGAGAGGATTTACTCAAGGCTTTGCTCTGTGCTGACATCATCGGATTCCACACTTTTGACTACGCACGACATTTCCTCTCTTGTTGCAGTCGGATGTTAGGTTTAGAGTATCAAAGTAAAAGAGGTTATATAGGGTTAGAATACTACGGAAGGACAGTTGGGATTAAAATTATGCCTGTCGGGATACATATGGGTCACATTGAAAACATGAAGAAACTTGCAGCTAAAGAGTTAAAGCTTAAGGAGCTAAAACAACAATACGAAGGAAAAACCGTGTTGCTTGGTTTCGACGACCTGGATATTTTCAAAGGTATTAATTTAAAGCTTCTAGCTATGGAACACATGCTCAAACAGCACCCAAAGTGGGAAGGCCAGGCTGTGCTTGTCCAGATTGCAAATCCTACAAGGGGTAAAGGAGTAGATTTAAAGGAAATACAAGCTGAGATACTCGAAAGCTGTAAGAGAATCAATAAGCAATTTGGCAAGCCTGGATACGAACCTGTAGTTTATATCGATAGGCCTATATCGAGCAGCGAACGCATGGCTTATTACAGTATTgcagaatgtgttgttgtgacagCTGTCAGGGACGGGATGAACCTAACTCCTTATGAGTACATTGCTTGTCGACAG GGAATGTCTGGTTTGGAAGCTGATTCGGATGCGGATGGACCTAAGAAGAGCATGTTAGTTGTATCTGAATTCATCGGGTGTTCGCCATCGCTGAGCGGGGCAATCCGGGTCAACCCGTGGAATGTCGAAGCAACTGCCGAGGCAATGAATGAGGCGATATCTATGGCTGAACCAGAGAAGCAGCTACGACATGAAAAGCATTATCGTTATGTTAGCACCCATGATGTTGGCTACTGGGCAAGAAGCTTCTTGCAGGATATGGAGAGGACTTGTATAGATCACTTCAGAAAAAGGACCTATGGTATTGGTTTGGGTTTTGGATTCAGAGTTGTGGCCCTAGATCCAAACTTTAGAAAGCTCTCGATTGATGATATTGAGTCAGCTTATATTAAGTCTAAGAGCAGGGCGATATTCCTGGACTATGATGGAACTATGATGCCTCAGAACTCTATCATTAAGTCTCCAAGTGCTGAAGTTATCTCAATCCTGAATAGAATTTGTGCTGATCAAAACAATGCCGTCTTTATTGTTAGTGGAAGGGGAAGGGACAGCCTGGACAAATGGTTTTCTCCTTGTAAGAAGCTGGGTCTTGCAGCAGAACATGGCTACTTCTTAAG ATGGTCGCAAGACAAGGAATGGGAAACGTGCAGTCAGAACGCTGATTTTGGTTGGATGCATCTTGCTGAACCAGTAATGCAGTCCTATACAGACTCTACGGATGGCTCTTGCATTGAGAAAAAGGAAAGCGCTATAGTCTGGCAGTACCGTGATGCGGATCCTGGCTTTGGGTTTTCTCAGGCAAAGGAGATGCTTGATCATCTAGAGAGTGTTTTAGCAAATGAACCTGTTGCTGTAAAAAGTGGTCAGTTCATTGTGGAAGTCAAACCTCAG GGGGTCAGCAAAGGTTTAGTCGCAGAAAAAATCTTCACATCTTTGGCAGAGAGAGGAAAAATGGCAGATTTTGTGCTTTGCATTGGTGACGATCGATCTGATGAGGATATGTTTGAGATTATCGGTGATGCTTtatccagaaatattctttcttaTGATACCAAAGTATTTGCCTGCACAGTGGGACAAAAACCAAGCAAGGCTAAATATTATTTGGACGACACTTCAGAGGTTAGATTTATGCTAGAATCTCTTGCTGAAGCAACTATTACTCCAGCGAGTTCTTCTGATGAAGAAGCTGAGGACTCGGCTTGA